Proteins encoded together in one Janthinobacterium tructae window:
- the recA gene encoding recombinase RecA, translating into MDDKKAVVPASEKAKALAAALAQIEKQFGKGSVMRMDASAVIEEVQVVSTGSLGLDIALGVGGLPRGRVVEIYGPESSGKTTLTLQTIAEMQKLGGTCAFIDAEHALDVGYAQKLGVNLHELLISQPDTGEQALEICDALVRSGSVDLVVIDSVAALTPRAEIEGDMGDSLPGLQARLMSQALRKLTGSINRTNTLVIFINQIRMKIGVMFGSPETTTGGNALKFYASVRLDIRRTGSIKSGDEVIGNETKVKVVKNKIAPPFKEAHFDILYGAGTSREGEILDLGSDAKIVEKSGSWYSYNGERIGQGKDNARAFLQERPALAREIENKVRASLGVRELPPLAAEKPEKADKAADKAAKAEAKPE; encoded by the coding sequence GGCGCTCGCCGCCGCACTGGCGCAGATCGAGAAGCAGTTTGGCAAAGGTTCGGTCATGCGCATGGATGCCAGCGCGGTGATCGAAGAAGTGCAAGTCGTGTCGACCGGTTCGCTCGGCCTCGATATCGCGCTGGGCGTAGGCGGCTTGCCGCGCGGCCGCGTGGTGGAAATCTACGGTCCTGAATCGTCGGGTAAAACCACGCTGACCCTGCAAACCATTGCTGAAATGCAAAAACTCGGCGGCACCTGCGCCTTTATCGATGCCGAGCACGCGCTCGACGTCGGTTACGCGCAAAAGCTGGGCGTGAACCTGCACGAATTGCTGATCTCGCAACCGGACACGGGCGAGCAGGCACTGGAAATCTGCGACGCCCTCGTGCGTTCGGGCAGCGTCGACCTGGTCGTCATCGACTCCGTGGCCGCACTGACGCCACGCGCCGAGATCGAAGGCGACATGGGCGACTCGCTGCCAGGCTTGCAAGCGCGCCTGATGTCGCAAGCCCTGCGTAAATTGACCGGTTCCATCAACCGCACGAATACCCTGGTCATCTTCATCAACCAGATCCGCATGAAGATCGGCGTGATGTTCGGCAGTCCTGAAACCACCACCGGCGGCAATGCGCTGAAATTCTACGCCTCCGTGCGCCTCGATATCCGCCGCACCGGCTCGATCAAGTCCGGCGATGAAGTGATCGGCAACGAAACCAAGGTCAAGGTCGTCAAGAACAAGATCGCGCCACCGTTCAAGGAAGCGCACTTCGACATCCTGTACGGCGCCGGCACCTCGCGCGAAGGCGAAATCCTGGACCTGGGCTCGGATGCCAAGATCGTGGAAAAATCCGGTTCGTGGTACAGCTACAACGGCGAACGCATCGGCCAGGGCAAGGACAACGCCCGCGCCTTCCTGCAAGAGCGTCCGGCGCTGGCCCGCGAGATCGAAAACAAGGTCCGCGCTTCGCTGGGCGTGCGTGAACTGCCCCCGCTGGCTGCTGAAAAGCCGGAAAAAGCGGATAAAGCCGCCGACAAGGCTGCCAAGGCGGAAGCCAAGCCAGAGTAG